One window of the Zea mays cultivar B73 chromosome 3, Zm-B73-REFERENCE-NAM-5.0, whole genome shotgun sequence genome contains the following:
- the LOC100278542 gene encoding uncharacterized protein LOC100278542 (The RefSeq protein has 1 substitution compared to this genomic sequence), which yields MALSPTPTAVAAPPPEPGPEPAPSAELPLPDAIAAALPPDPYEQLEVARKITAVAVASRASRLELEAARLRQRLADRDRLAAELADRAAKLEQALRDADARXRSALDDNAKLAKERDSLAQTSKKLARDLAKLETFKRHLMQSLGDDNSQTHHQETVDIRTYEQSVAKANSWKDGLEKNSHPVSSLSDESVEADSVNQEVTTRPFEQKLTITHITPRLTSDPAPKLRTAATSPRRYSTAVSPKLASGATSPRLEGHMAMSPWLPSSKMSSAANSPPRGQSISGRGTRVDGKEFFRQARHRLSYEQFAAFLSNIKELNAHRQSREETLRKADEIFGAENMDLFRSFQGLLSRSLS from the exons ATGGCGCTGAGCCCCACGCCCACGGCCGTTGCTGCACCGCCGCCGGAGCCGGGCCCCGAGCCCGCGCCGTCCGCTGAGCTGCCGCTGCCGGACGCCATCGCGGCCGCGCTGCCGCCGGACCCGTACGAGCAGCTGGAGGTGGCGCGCAAGATCACGGCCGTGGCCGTGGCGTCCCGGGCCTCGCGCCTCGAGCTGGAGGCCGCGCGGCTACGGCAGAGGCTGGCCGACAGGGACCGCCTCGCCGCCGAGCTCGCCGACAGGGCCGCCAAGCTCGAGCAGGCGCTCCGCGACGCCGACGCGCGGCTCCGCAGCGCACTCGACGACAAC GCCAAGCTGGCCAAGGAGCGGGACTCGCTCGCGCAGACGTCCAAGAAGCTGGCCAGGGACCTCGCCAAG CTGGAAACCTTCAAGCGGCACCTGATGCAGTCGCTGGGCGATGATAATTCCCAA ACTCATCATCAGGAAACAGTAGACATAAGAACCTACGAGCAATCGGTGGCAAAAGCGAATTCCTGGAAAG ACGGGCTAGAGAAGAACAGCCATCCTGTATCCTCTCTATCCGACGAGTCCGTCGAAGCCGACAGCGTAAATCAGGAAG TGACGACGAGGCCATTTGAGCAGAAACTGACCATCACGCACATCACTCCACGCCTCACCTCGGATCCTGCGCCGAAGCTGAGAACCGCCGCGACATCCCCGAGAAGGTACTCCACGGCGGTGTCGCCCAAACTGGCGTCCGGCGCCACCTCGCCGCGATTGGAGGGCCACATGGCGATGTCGCCATGGCTACCCTCGAGCAAGATGTCCTCTGCAGCCAACTCGCCACCTCGTGGACAGTCTATCTCAG GACGCGGTACAAGAGTAGATGGCAAGGAGTTCTTTCGTCAAGCAAG ACACCGCCTGTCATACGAACAATTTGCGGCTTTTCTTTCCAATATCAAGGAGCTCAACGCCCATAGGCAATCTCGAGAG GAGACCCTGAGGAAGGCGGACGAGATCTTCGGTGCAGAAAACATGGACCTCTTCAGGTCGTTCCAAGGGCTGCTTAGCCGCAGCCTATCGTag